A genomic window from Pecten maximus chromosome 2, xPecMax1.1, whole genome shotgun sequence includes:
- the LOC117344923 gene encoding 40S ribosomal protein S18, which produces MALIIPEKFQHILRVMNTNIDGKRKIMFAMTAIKGMGRRYANVVCKKADVDITKRAGELSEEEIERVITIMSNPRQYKIPDWFLNRQKDVKDGKYSQVMSNALDNKLREDLERLKKIRAHRGLRHYWGLRVRGQHTKTTGRRGRTVGVAKKK; this is translated from the exons GCTCTCATCATCCCCGAGAAGTTTCAACACATTCTTCGTGTTATGAACACGAACATTGATGGAAAGAGGAAGATCATGTTTGCCATGACTGCCATCAAG GGAATGGGACGGCGGTATGCCAATGTTGTATGTAAGAAGGCTGATGTTGACATCACAAAACGTGCTGGAGAACTGAGTGAGGAAGAG ATTGAGAGGGTGATCACAATTATGTCCAATCCCCGCCAGTACAAAATCCCCGACTGGTTCCTCAACAGACAGAAGGATGTCAAAGACGGTAAATACAGCCAGGTCATGTCTAATGCCCTTGACAACAAGCTCCGTGAGGACCTTGAACGTCTGAAGAAGATCAGGGCACACAGAGGTCTCCGACATTACTGGGG tTTGAGGGTACGTGGACAGCACACAAAGACAACTGGCAGGAGAGGAAGAACTGTCGGAGTGGCCAAGAAGAAGTAA